From a single Clostridia bacterium genomic region:
- a CDS encoding LysM domain-containing protein, giving the protein MAFFYNTIVSDIIKANPGISPNQLQVGQQLCVPMKTQLYPACPTTNYYVVASGDTMESIAEYFGISSQQLLYSNYGIDLNDLYKDQAGQSWGALWHQVDGLNSTQLWNPWHQ; this is encoded by the coding sequence ATTGCCTTTTTCTACAATACAATCGTCAGCGACATCATAAAAGCCAACCCGGGCATCAGTCCGAACCAACTGCAAGTCGGCCAGCAGCTTTGTGTTCCTATGAAAACTCAATTATATCCTGCCTGTCCCACAACAAACTACTATGTTGTTGCTTCAGGTGACACAATGGAATCAATAGCCGAATACTTCGGCATTTCCTCTCAGCAGCTTTTGTACTCAAACTACGGAATTGATCTAAACGACCTATATAAAGACCAAGCAGGTCAATCCTGGGGGGCCTTATGGCACCAGGTGGATGGGCTTAACAGCACCCAGCTATGGAATCCATGGCACCAATAA
- a CDS encoding L,D-transpeptidase, with amino-acid sequence MGLTAPSYGIHGTNNPASIGTAASNGCVRMFNKDVEDLFNNVGVGTVVRIF; translated from the coding sequence ATGGGCTTAACAGCACCCAGCTATGGAATCCATGGCACCAATAATCCCGCTTCCATTGGCACAGCAGCTTCTAATGGCTGTGTCAGGATGTTCAACAAGGATGTGGAAGATCTCTTCAACAATGTAGGTGTTGGCACGGTGGTAAGGATATTTTAG